The nucleotide sequence GATGTGAGCCGATAAACAAATAATTGGAAGATGAGCAGTCATTGTATTATTTCTGATTTCTTTGATCAATTCTACACCATCGTTGCCATCTTTTAAAGAAATATCCATAATCACGGCATCGTACTCATTCTCTTTCAACAATTTGTTCATTGATTTTTTAGTATCACAAAAATCTGTTTCAAATTTTTTTCTAAGAATAATTTCAAAAAATTTCTGATTCTCAACTTCGTCTTCAACGATTAATAAAACTGGTTTTCTGGATTTAGTTGTTGGGTTCATTTTTCAGCCTTTATTTCTTAAAGAATGAAGAGGAATTTGTGTCTGTTTAATCTACACTCAACAGATCACTGAAGTGCTCCATTCTCTGAGTTCCCCTGTTGGTAATTTGGTGGATAAGGACCCTCTGCCGGGACTTGCCTTGTATTGTTCATTATAAAAAAAATTGTAAGGATGACAAGTATAAGTACGGTCCAAATAGTACTTTTATGTTTAGCATAAAACTCGGGCTCACTTTTGTCTTCCCTTTTGATTGTTTGTTTGCCAATCGGATAATTAACTTTTGATTGTGAAGATTTATTTTTTCTTGACATTATAAGACAATTACATTAATCGAAGATATAGATATATTTTATTTTGTTTATAAAGATAACATGAAAATGGGTATCATCATTAATAAAATCAGAATAATTGTTTTAAGATTTTATTATCTTTAATCCATTACAATCGAATAAAAATGACAACCCTCAATATTCATAGCACACGAATAATTGGATTAAAACTTTATAGTTCGGTAGCAATTCGTGTAATTTTTACAATTGCTTCAACTTTAATTAATTTGGTAACGCCACACGTAATGAAAACTATTTAACCTTCACAATTTTGGATATTAGTCATAACTTAGATTTCAGGTCAGTTGATATACAGATTTTCGATAGATATAGCACCAATTAGGTGTAAAAGCCCTTTCATTTAATTGTAAATATTTCTGAGAAACATCATTTCATATAATGACTGAGAAGAAAATATCGTGAACATTCGATTTAATCCAAACCTTAACTAAATAATGTATTGGTATGATAATTGTTTTTAATTTAGAGCTTTTTTGATTAGTGGTTGAGTCAAATTTACTGAATGTGGAAAAAGATTTTGCATTTCATCTTTAACAATGAACTACAAATTTTACTGAATTTGATAATTAAATAATTTTCAAGATTAAATAGAGGACATAGATGCTTAACAGAAAAAAAAATTTGGATAATACCGGTCATACTTTAGTTGAACCACCGGTAAGAGCAGATGACGGATTAGAAGAAGAACTAGATAGTTTTACGAGAGCAGCGGTAACCAGAATAAGATTTAATACCATAATCAAGCCTGCAATAATCTCTGCGATTGCATTAGTAATTTCTTTCTTCATTGATGTTGCAAACGTCCCGATTTTAGGTGAAGTGACCTTTGATCTGGCACGTTCATTATTTCCAGGTTGGCAAGCTCCCATAGAAGCATTTGAGCCATATAGTTTCTGGTGGTTACCAGTAGCCGTTTACGCCCTCTTTATTTTTGTTGCCTATTTAGCATATAACAAACTTAAATTAGAAATTATCCGAACACCTGCCTCAGAAACAATCGACAGGATTATTGAATCTTCAACGAGTGTTGTCGATTCAATCTCTACTGCACTTCCTTTGATAGGTGCAGCAATTCTTCTTGTGAGCATCAAGCTTGGTGAAGAAGTGTTTCTTGGTCTTTCAGTACCCTTTGAAATAAAAGCTCTGATTATTTTGGCGATGGGAAAATTATTCCAGCCGGTTTTAGATCAGCTTGGTGTGGACTTCCAAAATGTCGTCAACCACGTAAAAGATATCAGAGATAAGTATTTTTCAAGAATACAGATTGAAAGCTCTAAGAGTCTGATTAAACAGTTTAACCAATCTGGAGTAGGTGGAGCAGCAGTTACAGTACAGGATCTGGAAAAATATAAATCACTCGTTACTGAATCTGCACGTTTAAGTGAAATAATGCATAAAAATTTTGCTTCAGTGAGTTCAATGGTGGAAAAGGTAAATTCAATGCAACTTATAACTACTGAAAAAATTCAACAGTTGAACACACTTGCAAATTCAATTACACAAGCTTCATCATCACTAACGGATGAAAAAACTCTTATTGGATTAAAGCATCTTGAAGCAATTGTAAAAAAGTAAAGGTATAAAGATGACCAGACGAGAACGTGATAGTAAATTTGTTATCTACCAGGTACTTTACATTTTTGTAATAACGGTACTTGCGCTCAAAGGAGCTGACCTTGATTTGAGAAGAGTTGCTCTTGAAGATGAGACGGTTAAGGTAAGTGTTCGTGATTCTTTGATTTCCGTACTCGATTCATTATATGCACTTGGCATTGACTTCTCAATTAAAATCGATCCGAATGTAATGGTTGAAAATGAAGAGATGAAAGAACAGATTGCAGCGATGAACCGGAAACTTGAAGCTGTTAAGGATTATATCCCTCCTCCAAAGGAAACAGATAAAATAAAAGAAGAACCAAAGGAAGAACAATTAAAAATGCAGCTTCCTATTTCACTTAAACAAACATTTATCCAGAACACCTGGAATACTGCAAAGAACAGTGGAACGGTACCTACAACTATTATAGATCCGCGCGACCGGAAAATAATTGCGACAATTCCTCCGGGTCAGGAAACTAAATTTGATTTAACCGATCAAACAGAAGTTATCGTGGCATTCGGAAGTCAGGAAGAACGCGTAAAAGTTGGACCAAATAAACCACCAGAGATAAAGATTGAGAGAGTGACCACTAAAATGAATGCTCAGGATATTTATGTTCAGGAATTGCAAAGGATAACTGCTTTCAATGTAACTATTGTTGATAGCCGACCAGATCAATTAAAAGTTAGTTACTCGGGTCCAATTTCCGTTTCTGGTCCTCAGACTGATGCAAATGGTAATAAAGTTTACAATGTATCGTTAAAACTTGCAGCAAATGAAAATCAGTATGACGACTGGATCGATAAAAACGAAGGTCTGAGGGAAGCAGATGGAAGATACAAGGCTAATTTCTTCTTTACTGTTGTAGATGACAGAACAAAGGACAGGGTTCAGGTTGGTGATTCATTCTTCTTTACAGATTTTGCTAAATAAATATCAGGTATAACAAAATGAAATTTCCGAAACTTGTTGTAATAACATTAATCTTAATTGTCTCAACAGCATCGTTCTTATTCTCGCAGGAAGAAGAAGAACAAATAAACTACTTCCAGATGGAACCGCTTGATGATAGTTTATTCATTCATATCCAGCAAGCCTTATTCATTGATCCACCGGACCCAAAAGCTGAAATTATTGCAGATTTAAGAGATGCAAATAATCAGACTATTTCAATCAAAGGATCGCTTTATCCATTTCTTGCTCTGTCGCCGGAAATTAGAGCACGTGTTATCACTTACCCATTCAAAATTAATCTTGAAGAAGATATTCATTACGGAAGTGTATTTTCAAGAGTGATCGAAAAAATAAAAATTAATAAAGTTCTTGATCCTCCATCCAAACAACAAATTTCTTCTACAATGTGGTACATAAATCCATTCTTTGAAATGTTCGGAGGAGAAAGACTTGGAATACCGATTAAGAAAGATATCGGGCTTTCATTTGGTTTGCTGACCAGGTATGAAGGACCTTTAAATACAAATTTTCTTGAAGCTAATTTTCACATACTTGGAGTTTATGGTGGTGTTTATACTAATGTCGATCCATTAGTAACATCTTTTAAAGATAATAATCATAATAACCTCATTTTCACAAACGGTTATCAGATTGGCTATGTTTTTCCATTTGGTAACTTTTTTGAAATTAGTTATCTCAGTTCTGTTGATGATTTCAGTGAAAGTCAGAAAACATCATTCCTCAATCCGGATAGAGGCGCTACGGTATTTAATAATGACAGCACTATTAGATATCAAGCATGGCTGGTTGATGATTCTTTCCTCAACTGGGAATTCAGATATCCTGTAAGATTACTTGGCGCTACTAAAGGAAGAGTTTATGCAGCAAGATATTTGAACGAATGGCATTTTGGATTTGATTTCAGAGAGATGTCACTTGCTGGCAGTACATTTGACTTTTTATTCGATGCGATGACGAGCAGTGAACACAGAAACCCCCAATATGTGATGACTCTTACAGTTCAGAAGGTTGCGGAAAGCTGGGCATTCAGTGCGTTTTCATTGGGCCCATCGTTAATACTTTCCAGACTTGAAGATGGCAGTTTTGGTGTTTATAAGATTTTCTTGAATATGCGATTTAAGATGGGTTCTTCGTTGTAGAATTTTTCTATACTCCGATTGTTTGCCCCGGTTTTTATTGCCGGGGTTTTTTATTTCTACAAATTTAACTGACCATTCTTTGTTAATTTACTATTATGAAAAATCAAATTATTCTTTGGCTGAGCAGTTTTGTAATTCTTTTCGTCATTGGATACATAAAAAACATTACAGATAAAGATTATCCTATGACAGGTACATTCGGTATTGAAGGTTATAAAGTTTCTTATAAACTCGATAAAGTTTCGTACAATAAATCAACTTACCGGAACATTATCATCAGCGATATTAAAGGTGTAACCGGAAAATTTATTTGGCTTCAGGATGATAAGAAATACGAAATGAATATGAACGAAACTGAACGTGGACTGGTTATAGAAATTCCTGTACTAAAAGCGGGTAAGCAGATAAAGTACAAGGTTGTGTTATCTTACAAAAATAAAACTTATGAGATACCTGAATCTGGATATGTTACTTTAACTTTTTGGGGCAATATTCCTTCATCTGTTGAAACACTTTATTTTATCCTGCTGTATTG is from Ignavibacteriota bacterium and encodes:
- a CDS encoding response regulator; the encoded protein is MNPTTKSRKPVLLIVEDEVENQKFFEIILRKKFETDFCDTKKSMNKLLKENEYDAVIMDISLKDGNDGVELIKEIRNNTMTAHLPIICLSAHIFAENKIKAEQAGADIYLTKPIKAKRLVDTVEELVASVINEKK